In the genome of Pseudoglutamicibacter cumminsii, one region contains:
- the fmt gene encoding methionyl-tRNA formyltransferase — translation MARILYAGTPDVAVAPLAQLIADGHEIAAVLTRTDAPIGRKRVMTPSPVAAYAEEHGLPIIKADKITDEAHDAIAALNIDVAAVVAYGAMIPRRTLDVPEFGWVNLHFSLLPDLRGAAPVQHALIRCHDITGATAFMLDEGMDTGPVLGVMTEAVQPSDTAGDLLERLSTEGAVLLSQAITGYVSGAVVPQPQKGEPTLAPKLERNDGRVDWTTSAEAVRGRIAGTTPEPGAFTHFNGASIKLERVRITTPDELEDHEKNLAPGQLSFRSRKPARVVVGTGSSPVELTRVQPAGKKMMAAADWARGALSDGEGRFE, via the coding sequence AATCCTCTACGCCGGAACCCCCGACGTCGCAGTGGCGCCGCTAGCGCAGCTCATCGCCGACGGCCACGAAATCGCCGCAGTCCTGACGCGTACCGACGCCCCCATCGGACGCAAACGCGTCATGACGCCATCGCCCGTGGCGGCCTACGCCGAAGAACACGGGCTCCCCATTATCAAAGCTGACAAGATCACAGACGAAGCCCACGACGCGATCGCCGCGCTCAACATCGACGTCGCGGCGGTCGTCGCATACGGCGCGATGATCCCACGCCGCACCCTCGACGTCCCAGAGTTCGGGTGGGTCAACCTCCACTTCTCACTCCTGCCAGACCTACGCGGAGCCGCGCCTGTTCAGCACGCGCTCATCCGGTGCCACGACATCACCGGGGCCACAGCGTTCATGCTCGACGAAGGCATGGACACCGGGCCGGTGCTCGGCGTCATGACCGAAGCCGTGCAGCCAAGCGACACCGCCGGCGACCTCCTCGAACGCCTCTCCACAGAAGGCGCAGTGCTGTTGAGCCAAGCGATCACCGGCTACGTTTCCGGTGCCGTGGTGCCACAACCGCAAAAGGGCGAGCCGACTCTTGCGCCGAAACTCGAACGCAACGACGGCCGCGTCGACTGGACAACATCCGCCGAAGCCGTGCGCGGACGCATCGCCGGAACCACACCAGAACCCGGCGCCTTCACACACTTCAATGGGGCGAGCATCAAACTTGAACGGGTGCGCATCACAACCCCAGACGAGCTCGAAGACCACGAGAAAAACCTTGCCCCCGGCCAGCTGAGCTTCCGCAGCCGGAAGCCAGCCCGCGTCGTCGTCGGTACCGGGTCTTCACCGGTTGAACTAACACGCGTACAGCCCGCAGGTAAAAAGATGATGGCCGCCGCTGACTG